AGACTGCGCACGAGCGCTGCATACGACGTTGCGGTCGGGAACGAGCCGGGCATCGTGACCGATGTCGGGGCGCCCCACACGGTGTTCCCGTCGGGATCGTTCACGATGACCTGATACGTGTACGACTGGCCGGGCGAAACCCCCGTGTCGATGAATCCCTGGGCCGGAAGCGTCCACCAGTTCGAGTTCGCGGTGGTGGTCTTGACGGTCGTGCCGTTCCGCGTGATGCGATAGGTGAGCGTGTAGTCGTCGCGGTCGAAGCCGGCCGGCCAGCTCACCCTGAGGGCCGTCGCGGAGACTGGCACGAGCGTCGGGATGAGGGTGCCGTTGACGAACCGCGGGCCCTCGCGGCCCGGCGCGATCGGCTTCTTCGCGAATCGCACGAGCCCCTGCTGCCCGGCGCCGTTGACCGAGGGGAACTCTCCGCCATAGACGACGTAGTCGGCGTTCCCGGCGATGTTCCATGCCGCCTGGTATTGCCCGGTGTACGTGCCGAGAGCGAAGTCGGGATTCCAATCGACCAGTGCGGGGCCCTGCCGCCCGTGCCAGTTGGTGTAGTTCAGCGGGTCGTTGAGGATGTCGCCCGTCTGGGTGTCGTTCCATGCGAGCGCGTACTGGTATCGCCACTGCTCGAACTGGGGGGCGCCGTCGCCCATGTTTCCGCAGTAGTGCGAGTGGCTCGAGCCGTACACGATGCCGTCGCTGACGAAGGTCGAGTAGGAGTCGCCGTGGCAGTCGACGACCCATTGGAGCGTGCCCGGGTTCGCCACGGAGGCCTTGAAGATGCCCTCCAGGTTGCCGCCGTTTCCGAAGACCCATCCCGTCCCGTAGAGGTAGTCCCCGACGACCCGGAGGCTCGTCCACCCGGCATCCTGTCCGGCGTTGCGCGGAGACGGCGGCGACGTCACACGGGCCAGCTGCCACCCCGTGTCGAGGGCCCCCGTCGCGGCACTGATCTTGGCCAGGCCGTAGGCGGGCTGCCCGCCCACGTTCTGGAACGAGCCGCCCGCGAAGACGGCGGTCCGGTCGGAACTGAGCGCGAGAGCCCACACGCTGTAGTCCGCGTTGGGGTTCCACGGAAGCAGCGCCCCGGTGCTCGCCGAGAAGGCGGCGAGATTGTTCCGCAGCGTTCCGCCCGCACCCGCGAAGCCGCCGCCCACGTACACGGCCGTGTCGGTGGCGACGACCGCCCGCGCTGTCGCGGTCACGCCGACCGGGTTGAAGGTGGTGATGAGCGCCCCGGTGTCCGTGCTGTAGGCAGCGATGCGCTGACGGGACTGCCCGTTCGCGGTCGTGAAGTCACCCACCACGTAGATGCGAGATCCGTCCGGGGATGCCGTCACGGAGCGCACCTGTCCGTTGAGGCTCGGGGCGAACGACGTGTTGAGGTTGCCCGTCGTGATGTCGTACGAGAGGAGGTTGCTGCGCGGGGTCTGATTGGTGCCGGGCGCGGCGCCTGCGGGCCGCGCCTGGGTGAAGGACCCGCCGGCATAGACGGTGTTGCCGACGACGACCTGCGACCACACGACGCCGTTGATCTGAACCGTCGGCAGTCTGTCGGCGGTCACCGCCGAGGGGGGCCGGGGCTGGATCGGCGTCGGGGCGGCCTGCGCGGCCCACCCGGGGCCGATGAGGCTCAACGCCAGCGCCGCCACCCATACGGCGACGACTGCACGGAGTTTTCCGGTTCTGGACATCTCCCACCGCCCGTTCCCCCGAACGGGCGGTGATCTACCCGGGGTCGATGAGCGGCGCCTCGTCGGCATCTCGAGTGACCGTCGCGCTGATCGGGTTCAGCTGGTCCCCCAGAGTACGGGCCGAACCTGGCCTGTACACGCGCAAAACGTTAGCGCAGGAGCCCCCGGCGCACTAGTGGAAGCGGCGTGATACTACGGTTGCGATGTGCTCATGAATGACCCGCTGCCGGACCGCCCTGCCCCCGACGCCCCGTCGGGGAAGCTGGTCCTCCTGAGGCACGGCGAGACGGAGTGGTCGCGGCAGGGTCGGCACACCGGGCTCACCGACATCCCGCTCACCGCGCACGGCGAGGATCTCGCCCGCGGTGCCGGCCAATTGGTGGCGGGCTACGACTTCTCGCTCGTGCTCACTTCGCCGCTGCTGCGCGCGCGGCGCACCGCCGAACTGGCGGGCTTGCACGCCGACGTGGATCCGCTCCTGGTGGAGTGGGACTACGGCGGGTACGAGGGCCGCACGACCCGCGACATCCGGAGCGAGCTCGGGTACAACTGGAGCGCTTTCACCCACGGCGTGGTCCGTGGAGAGACGCCGGGTGAGACGGTGGAAGAAGTCGCCGCCCGCGCCTCGCGGGTGCTGACCCGGGTGCTTCCGGCTATGGCAGAGGGGGACGTCGCACTCGTCGCGCACGGCCACTTCCTGCGCATCCTCACGGCCGTCTACCTGCGATTGGCCCCTCGATTCGGTGCCCAGATCACGCTGGATGCCGGTTCCGTATCGGTGCTGAGCTTCTACCGGGAACAGCCGGCCATCCTCTCGTGGAACTACGGACTCGCGCTGCCGCTGGTGCCCTCGGAGTCCTGACCGCGCGCCACGCGAATGCCGGCCGCCGGCGTCGATCACGTCACGGAGACGAGCGAGCGCTCCCATCCGGTGGAACCGTTCGGGGCGATGGGCGCCGCCTCCTGGATCTGCAGTTCGCCCTTCTTGTTCACCGCCCGCACGGTGACGTAGTGCGTGCCCGGTGCGGCGTCCCATTCGAGATGCCACTGCACCCACGTGTCGGCGTTGACGGGGTTGGAGAGGGTCGCGGTCTGCCATTCGCCGTCATCGATGCTGACTTCGACCCGCTCGATTCCCACGGACTGAGCCCACGCGACCCCGGCGATCGGGATCCGGCCGGCGGCGACGGGCTTGTCGATCTTCGGGGTATCGATGCGCGAGGAGAACTTGATGGGCGCTTGGGCGCTGTAGCCTCGCGGCGTCCAGTAGGCCTCGTCCTGTGCGAACGTCGTCACCTTCAGCTCGGTGAGCCATTTGGTGGCCGACACATAGCCGTACAGCCCCGGCACCACCATCCGCACCGGGAAGCCGTGCTCGAGGGGAAGCGGCTCACCGTTCATCGCGACCGCGAGTATCGCGTCCAGCCCGTCGTCGGTGAGCGCGGAGAGCGGGGTGCTCGCGGTGAATCCGTCGACGCTCCGGGAGAGGACCATATCGGCGCCGGAGCGGGGGCCGGCCATCCGGAGGATGTCGCGGACGGGCACTCCGAGCCACTTCGCGTTCCCGACGAGCTCGCCGCCCACCACGTTCGACACGCACGTGAGCGTGATCGCGTACTCGTCCAGTCCCATCGCGACGAGCTCGTCGAAGCCGAGTTCGATGCGCTGGTCGACCATGCCGTCCACGACGAGTCGCCACGTTCCGGGATCGATGGTCGGGACTGTCAGCGCGGTGTCGACGCGATAGAAGTCCTTGTTCGGTGTGAAAAGCGGTGTGATGCCCGGGATGTCGAGCTCGGCGCCCTCCGGCACCGTGACCGTCGACCGCGGCGCCGGCAGGCGAAGCGCGTCGCGGATCTTCTCGACGGACGAGGTCGCCATGCTGACGGCCCGTGCGGTCACGCCGACGACGACCGCCGACGCAGCCGTGAGTCCCGCAAGCAGGAGGAACCGCCGGCGGTCCACCCCGTGGGATGCCTCGGCATCGTCGCTGTGTGCGCGCACCCCGGTCGAGCGTTCCCACGCGCGGAGGCGGCGACACAGCACGACGAGGAGGATCGATCCCACTGTCGCGCCGACGACGGGCGGCAGGAAGGCGAGCGGGGTGGCGCCTGCACGCGTGACCGTCGCGGCGATCGACAGCGCGCCGGCCAGCGCGAGCGCGACCACTCCGAGCGGCGGGCGCAGGAACTGCAGGGCGCCCGCGATCGCCGACGCCATCACGACCGCGAGCGCGAGTCCCGCGAGCAGTGCCAGCTTGTCGTACTCGCCGAAGGTCGAGATCGCCAGCTCTTTGAGCGGCTGCGGCACGATGTCGATGATGAACGACCCGACGGCCAGCACCGGACTCGCTTCGCGCGCAGCGATGAGCGCGGTCAGCTCGGCCGCCGCGAGGAACGCGGCACCGCTGATCACGCCCGCGATCGCCGACCACGCGAGGAATTTCCACCGACCCCGGAACTTCGTCACTTGGCTTCCCATCCGTCGAGCCAGCACTGTTTGGTTGTTCGCAGCGGGATCGCGATCGGATGGGTTCCGGTTCGGCCCTGGCAGCTACACCGCCTCTCGAAGCTGCGCCTGGATCGCCCGGATGTGCGCTCCGAGCTCGCCCGAGGCTAAGAGGCCGCTGCCGAGCGGGCCTGCGGAGTCTTCACCGAGGAGCGGCAGCCGCCGGAGCGCCTCGGCCACGTCGTCGGTCATGTGCTGCATCTGCCAGGCGAGCTCGTCTGCGGCGGCGGACGAGGCATCCGTCGCCGCCGCCGCCGCGGCAGCTTTCGCGGCGTAAGCGGCCGCGCCCAGCGCATGCGCGCCCATATGGGCGACGCCGGCGGCCTGAGCCGCCGCCCGGGCGGCCGCCACCGCCGCCGCCGAGGTGACCGCGTGCGCGGCACGCCCCGCGACGAAGCGCCTGCGTATCTCGCCCGCGGCGGTCAGCTCGCCGCGCGCGAACGCCTTTGCCCGCTCGATGGCGTCGCGCGCCCGGTCATCCTGTGGCGCTTCCGCCTCGAACAGCGGAAGGACCCTCTCGGCGCAGTCCGCCGCCCATTCGGCGACCAGTCGTCGGTCCGATTCGCTCAGGGTCTGCGGCGACGGCATGCCAGAACTCTGTCACGCTCAGCCATGCCCCCGCTCCCCGACGACGGGAGGCCGCAAGGCGGGAGGAGCTGGGCAGGTCAGTCCTCGACGCGCGGCGAGATGGACGAAAGCCATTCCGCCTGCCGTCTCCAGCGCTCCGGCCCTCCGCCCTCGTGGGCGTTGAAGGGGTAGACGTCCACTTCCGAGGGTCCCGAGTAGTGGTTGGCTGCCGCGAACACGGTCGAGGGCGGACATATGGTGTCTTCGAGAGCCGCGGAGAACAGCGCCGGCGCGACGGCGCGGCGGGCGAAGTTGACGCCGTCGAAGTACGCGAGCGTCGAGAATGCGCGGTCGACGTCGCCGCGGTGGACGCGGAGATAATCCCCGATCTCGCGGTAGGGGTATGCGTCGGTCATGCCGACCGCGCGCTCGAAGTGACAGAGGAACGGCACGTCGGCCGCGAGCGCCCAGACGTCGGGGAGGATCCCCGCAACGGCGAGGGCGAGTCCGCCGCCCTGGCTGCCACCCGTGACCGCGACGCGATCCGGGTCGACGAGGTCGAGCCCGCGCAGGGCGTCGACCGCGCGCACGGCATCGGTGATCAGCCGACGGTAGTAGTAGGTCTCCGGCGACTCGATCCCTCGGGTCATCATGCCGGGGGCGGCAGGACCCGAGCCGGCCGGATCCGCGGTCTGGCCGATGCTCCATCCGCTCCCCTGCCCGCGCGTATCCATGACCAGGTGCGCGTACCCGGCGGACGCCCACGCGAGGTGCTCATGCGCGTGTCCGCGCCCGCCTCCGTAGCCGACATACTGCACGACCGCTCCCCGCGGAGAGCTGCTCTCCCGCGGCAGCACGAGCCAGGCCGCGATCGGCTCGCCCGCGTATCCCGGGAATCGCACATCCCGCACCTCGACCGTCGTGAGCAGCGGCTCGGCGGGAGCGACGGTCGTCGCGCGCTGCTCGGCCCTCGCCTCGCCGAGCGTCCGCTCCCAGAAGTCGTCGAAGTCGGCCGGCTCGGAGACCTCGGGCCGGTAGCGGCGCAATTCATCGAGTGGCAGGTCGAAGCGGGGCATGGCGCCTCCTAGGCGATCGGTCGGAAGAACTCGTGGCGGCCGGGCCCGCACGGACTCTTCAGTCTGCCTGACCTGCCGAGGAAGTCACCGAACCGGCGAGCGGATGACCGGCGTCGAGATCATGGAGCAGCTCGACCCCGTCGATGGGCCGCCCGAGCGGATCCGCAAGAGTCGCTCCCGGCAGTCCGCCGGCGAGTGCATCGGCGAGTCTACGAGCGACAGCCGGTGCGGCGAGCACCTGGCCGGTTCCGCTGATGCGACTGCGGGCGGGATCGATGCCGGCGTTTCGCGCCGCTGCAGCGATCGACTCCACCAGCTCTCCGGCCGCGCGATCGACGATGGCGGAGCTCACGGGGTCGTCGTCGGCCCGGGCCGTCACCGCCGGCGCGAACGAGGCGATTCGTGCCACGCGGTCGGGATCGGCCTGGATCTCGAGGTAGAGCCGGTCGAGCGGCACGCCGAACGTCGCCCGGACGGCGGTGGTGAGGGAAGTGGCGCTTCCCCGCCCGTCGAACGCCCGCATGACAGCCTCCAGGCCGGCTCGGCCGATCCAATAGGCGCTTCCCGCGTCGCCGAGGAGCGACCCCCACCCGTCGACGCGCGCGATGCCCCGCGGTCCCGCACCGAGCACGACGACACCCGTTCCGACAGCTGCGACGACTCCTTCGGCCCGACCGTTGGCCCCGAGGTATCCGCTGACGGAGTCGTGGGCGACAAGTGCGACGCAAGCGGTCGGCACAGCCGCGCGCAGAGCACTCGCCGCATCCGCCGAGCCGTCGTAGCCGGTCAGCCCCACGGCGAGAGCAGTCGCTCCCCATCCGTCGTGCGCGGCGAGGAGCCGCGCCAGCTGCGCGATCGGCGAGCTGTCGGTCCTGATGCCCGGAAAGGACAGCTCGAACCGGTCCACGCCATCGACACGCACGCGGATCGAGCTCTGTCCGGCATCGATGGAGACACGGATGCCGCGACCGCCCTGGTCGGTACTCACCGGGCCGTCACCCGCACGCTCGCCGTTGCCTGAGCTGGCAGAGCGATGTCGATCGTCGAGAACATGCCTTCCGCGTATGCCCCGAGGGTGCCGTCGAGCGCTGTCTCGTCGAAGCGGACGGCGGTGGCGCCCAGACCGGGTCCGAGTCGCAAGCGGGCCGTGCGCGCATGAGGTGACGGATTCGCCAGGCGGAGCACCGCGCCCTCCCCGTCGTCCGCGGGCTTGAATGCCGTCACGATCGCGCCCTCGACGGTGACCGGCGCCGTCTTCGGGGCGGGCACGAGAGTGCCCTCACGCAGCTGCGCCGCGAGCGGCGCGGCACGACGGGAGTCGGCCGCCCCGGCGAGCGCGAAGGCGTCGGAGGCTGCTGCGCCGAAGCGGAGGCCGATGCGGGCACTCATGGGGCGGAGCACCTGGGCCTCAGGCGTCGCCAGCATCGGGCCCGCGCCCGTCGTCCGGCTGCGCAGGTCGAACCGCGAGAGCCACCCCGTGCTGCGCAGGATCGTCACGGCGAGCTCCGCCGGCTCTTCGCGCGGTCCGACGCCCTGCACCTCCGACACGTGATCGAAGAGAAGTCCCAGACTGCCGGCGCTCGCGTACCCGTGTGCGGGGTGGGTGCCGATCTCGGCTTCGCGGTTCCGATCGGTAGGGAACTCCCCCGCAATGGGGCCGAACGGCCGATCGAGGAACGAGAAGTGCTGGCCGCTCCGCCAGGAGCGCGCTTCGTCTGCGATCGGGAAGTGCGCGCGGAGCCGGTGATCCCGCGCCCCGTTGACGAATGCCACCGACCAGTCGACCTCGTCGCGGCCGTTCCACCGCGCGAGCTCGAAATCGAGCACGGTCGCGACCGTTTCGGCCGAACGCGCATCGCGGGTCGCGTCGAGGGAGACGGGAAGATCGAGCGTCGCGCGCCACCGCACGACCGTGCGCACCGGTGAGTGCCGCACCTCTACCCGGGGTCGAGCAACGGGCGCGATCATGGCATCGTCGGCCGGCGGGTCGTAGTTGTAGGTGTCGCCGCGGTCACCGCCGTCCGCCAGCCGGCCGAGACGCTCGTAGCGGATGCCCGAGCCGGCGTCGGCGACCGTGAAGCTGGCGTCATCGGCGATCGAGACGGTGAGGCCGCCCGGCAGCGCGATCGCGCTGCCGAGGGGCACGGTGTCGGTCGGCACCGGCTCCGGGTCGCGGGCACCCAGACGCACGGTGTAGACGCCGGTCTCCCCCGCCGCCACGGCGTCTGCGAGAAAGCGCAGCCGCTGGCGCCGGGCGAGCACCGAATCGGGCAGCAGATCGAGGTCGGCCTCGAACGACATCGACGTGCCGAGATCTTCGACCTCGACCGGCACCTCGGTGCCGTCAGGAGCCTCAAGGCCGGCGACCGTCCGATCCGGCGCGATGACGATGTCGACCACGGCCGGAAGCGCCTCACGGCTGCCGGCCAGAGGAAGGTGGACGGCGATCCGCGTGCGATCCGTCGCGGGGGCCCCGTGCACACGCGTGTCGAACCCCGCCCGCAGCAGAGCACGCCGGGCGAGCTGATGGCCCAGCTGCATGACCCGCTCCGAACGGACCTCGTTCTCGCGATGGACCTCGTCGACGCTGCATCCGCAGATGGAGTCGTGCGGCGCGTTCTCGAGCACGAGCTCCCACGCGTGCTGCAGGTGCCCCGTCGTCGTGCCGTCGACCACCGGCGAAGCGACTGCGGCGACCGGGGACGAGGCATCCGTCGCCAGAGCCTCGGCCGCCAGCAGCGGCTCGACCAGTCGCTCGAGCAACGCCTCGGCGGCGGCGTTCTGCTGCTTGAGGTAGATGCGCGACGAGAGGGTGCCCGGCAGGAGGAAGCTGCCGGGGCCTCCAGCGTGCCGCAGCTCGCCGTCGACGACGGCGGGAGACGGCCGTGCTCCGCGAAGATCGCGGAAGAATGCGTCGAGCGACGACTCCGTGAGTAGGGCGTCCTTCGGCGACAGGTTGTCGAGCGCGGGCGTGGTGTCGCGGGGTGCGACATGGTCGGCTCCGTTCATGAGGAGCCACGGCCCTTCATCGCGTCGGGCGCGCTCGCGGTCGAGGAAAGCCTCGAGCCTCCCGGCGCGGCCTTCCTCGTCCCACAGGACGTCGACCTCGTAGTAGCACTGGTTGACGGCGTAGACCTCGCTGCCGTCCGGTGATCGCCAGCGGAACTCGGCGAGCTCGGGCGGCGCGCCCCTCCACACCAGGGCGGTGCCGATGCCGAAGCCGGCGAGGACGCGGGGAAGGTCGGCGGGATGCCCGAACGCGTCGGGCGAGTACCCGATCCCGGTCAGCTCGCCGACCGCCGCTCCATGGCGGCGTGCGGCGAGGAGGTTGCGCACCAGGCTCTCACCCGACACCAGTTGATTGTCGGCGAGAACGTGCCACGGACCGATCGTGAGGCGCCCCGCCCGCACATGCCGGCGGATCCGGTCGATGAGGTCGGGGCGCAGGTCGGCGACGTCGCGGAGGGTGATCGTCTGCCCGTCGAGATGGAACGTCGCGATCGTTTCGGCGTCGAGCTGCCGGCAGACCTGATCCACGAGTTCGACGAGACGGGTGCGGTAGGCCTCGAAGGGGCGGTACCACTCACGATCCCAGTGGACGTGCGTGACGACGTGGCAGTGGTGCGGCTCAGCCATGCGCCACGGCCTCAAGCTGATCGCCGAAGCCCGCAACCGCGGTGGGCGGCAGCGCGGCGACGAAGGACGCTGTGATGACGGCGGGGCGGGTGATCGCCCCGCCCACGACGACGCTCCACGCTCCGGCCGCGAAGGCCCCGGAGAGCTGAGCCGGCGTCGAGATGCGCCCCTCCGCGAACACCGGGATCGGCAGCTCGCGCGACAGCGCGGCGACAAGCTCCAGATCAGGAGACGCGGCGTGACGCGTCTCGGGCGTGTATCCGGCGAGGGTCGTGCTCACGACGGATGCCCCGGCCGCTGCCGCGAGCACTCCCTCCCCGAGAGTCGCGACATCCGCCATCACCGGGATGCCTCGTGCCGCAAGCTCTGCGATGGTGTCACGGATGGTGCGACCGTCGGGTCGAGCCCGGCCGGTCGCGTCGAGCGCCACGATGTCGGCACCCGCGTCGGCGACTGCGAGCGCAGCCTCGAGAGTCGGCGTGATGTAAACGCCTTCCCGGCCCTGCTTCCACAGCCCGATGAGCGGCAGGCGCGTCGCAGCGCGGATCGCGCGGATGTCGGTCGGCGACTCGCAGCGGATGCCGGCGGCTCCGCCGGCTACGGCGGAGAGGGCCATCGCCGTCATGTGGTCGGGACCGTGCAGGGGCTCCCCCGGCTGAGCCTGGCAGGAGACGACGAGTCGTCCGCGCAGGCTCTCGAGGAGGGTGGATATGTGAGACATGGCTTTCATTCGGTTGGGGATGGGAACCGTGCCCGACGCGAGGGAACGGTCGAGCCGGTGTCGGTCAGAGGTGACGTGCCGCCGCGAGGGGGCGAGGATCGAGCTCTCGGAGCAGCGGCGCGACGAGCGCCGCAGCGCGGTCGCCCCACGTCGTCCCAGGCTCCGGCGGGCCGGGTTCGACCGTGATGCCGATGGCCTCCGCCACGGCCGCCGCCGCCGACCGGAGCGCCTGGTCAGCCTCGGCGTCGAGCTCGGCTGAGGGCGACATCTCGAGCCTCTCGCGGCGGGAGGCCTCGAGCCCCCCCGTGGGCCGCGAGCAGCGAGCCCGCCACGAACGCCGGATGCTCGGCGGGCAGGTCGGTCGCCCACACGATCGGTGTGCCGTGGCGGAGAGCGTCGAGCTGGATCTGGACCCGGCTGCACGGATCGCCGATCGCGCGCCGAGGCGTGGTCTCATGCTGCACGGAGTAGGCCGCGACGATGCCGGCCGCCTCGCCGATCGCCCACTCCCCCGGATGGACCCGGTACGCGGCGGCGGCGATCTGCGTGGCCGCGAGATTCTTGGCACCGGCCAGCAGATTCGAGGGACCGCTGCCCTGGCGGGAGACGAGGGCCCGCAACGGGACCTGGAACGGCGCGGTCGGCGCGTACACGCTGGGATGACCCCCGACCCTCGGATGGAGGTCGGCGTGGTACCACGCGATTCCGATGCTGTCGGAGAACGCACGGGCTCGGACCTGTCCGTCACGTGGGCCGAGATCGTGCTCGGTGACCGGTTCCGCCGAGGCGAGGCGGCGTGACTCCCTCACGTACGGCGTCTCGGCGAAGCCGTCGGCGGTGCCCGCCACCTCCGGTGCGAGTCTGAGCTCTGGGTAGCCCCGGCCGACCCCGTCGTCGTGAGGCGCTTCGGTGCGGAGCCAGTGCACGAAGGCCTCCGCGAGCCGGCGGGCCGCGGCATCCGTCGCCTCCCGATCCGCCACGAGACCGGAGCCGTAGTAGTCGTTGCCGTGCCAGTTGATGACGGCGGCGTCCGCTCCGCCGAGCTGGCGCGCGTCGTGCACGCGCCGATACGACCAGAACGATCCGGGCGCGACGGAGTCATCGAACATCGCGTAGGAGTGCGACGAGCCGGCGTCGTTCGACAGGGTCAGGCTGAAGGGCTGGGCGTCACGCAGCTCGGCGAAGCCGGCCGGCGCCGCGCCCACGTCCCCGGGACGGTCGTCGCGGATGAGTGCGGCGACGATCGTGCACGACTGCTCGGCTGCGGCGTCGGGACCGCCGGGAAGGGCATGAGGCTCACCGAAGGCGTCCCCGCCTTCGGAGCCCACGACCCAGTCCGCTCCGGCGAGCGGGAGAAGATCGCCGGTCTCCGTGGCGTCGATCGTCACGTCCCCCGCGGCGACGAGACCCCCGTCGGCCGTGCGGAACCGCACCGCCGTCACGCGATCGTCGTCGAGTTCGACATCGACGGGGGTCGCACGGGTGACCACCTCGACGTTCCCCGCGGTGATGTGCGGCGCGAGCATCGCGCGCAGAACGCGCTCTCCGACCGCCGGCGGGAAGCACAGCCGGCTCACCCAGCCGCCGCCGGGGTTGGCCACGCCCCCGTACTCCCAGCGCACCATGTCACGGAAGGTGCGGTAGCTCGCCGTGCACCCCGTGGTCTCGATCAGCGGGTGCTCGTCGAGAGGGCTCGTGAGCTGAGTCGTGACCTGCCCGCCGATGCGCGATTCGGGGCCGGCCATCACGACGCGCAGACCGCGTTCCGCCACGGCGAGCGCCGCAGCGATCGCGCCGAGGCCGAGGCCCGCGACGACGACATCGGCGTGGAGCATCCGCTCGGTCATGGTCGTCCCGCCTCTGGGTCGAGGGCGATCTCGAACGAGCGCGCCCAGGGGAAGCTCACCTGATCCGCGGCGACCGTCGCTACGTCGGCGGCGCCGAGCCGCACGAGCGCGTCGTTGAGGAGGGCGGACACTCGCTCGGCTGCGCGTTCCGTGTCGTCGATCCGGTCGTGACGATCGGGTCGGGTGCCACGCTCCGCTCGAAGCTCCGCGCGCGCGACGCTCATGTAGGCGGCGTCTTCGATGAGGCGGAGACGGCGGTGGCGGTCGGCGGCACGGGGGTCGTAGGTGCCCGAGGAGCGACCGACGAGCCCAGCGATGAGACTCGCGGCCGCCGTGCCGATGGTGTTCCCCGCCGTGTTCCACGCCGCGAACCCCTCGAGGCGGTCGAACAGGCCTGCAGCGAGGAGCGCCTGGACGAGGGCCGGATCCGCCCCGTTGGGCTGGGCGACGTCGGCCACTGCGACGGCGCGGCCGGAGGCGACCTGCTCGCGCGCGAGCTCGACGGTGCGCAGGGCTGCGCCGGCATCGGTCGTCGCCGGCGGGGCGACCGCCCAATCGTCG
This genomic interval from Microbacterium sp. 4R-513 contains the following:
- a CDS encoding LamG-like jellyroll fold domain-containing protein yields the protein MSRTGKLRAVVAVWVAALALSLIGPGWAAQAAPTPIQPRPPSAVTADRLPTVQINGVVWSQVVVGNTVYAGGSFTQARPAGAAPGTNQTPRSNLLSYDITTGNLNTSFAPSLNGQVRSVTASPDGSRIYVVGDFTTANGQSRQRIAAYSTDTGALITTFNPVGVTATARAVVATDTAVYVGGGFAGAGGTLRNNLAAFSASTGALLPWNPNADYSVWALALSSDRTAVFAGGSFQNVGGQPAYGLAKISAATGALDTGWQLARVTSPPSPRNAGQDAGWTSLRVVGDYLYGTGWVFGNGGNLEGIFKASVANPGTLQWVVDCHGDSYSTFVSDGIVYGSSHSHYCGNMGDGAPQFEQWRYQYALAWNDTQTGDILNDPLNYTNWHGRQGPALVDWNPDFALGTYTGQYQAAWNIAGNADYVVYGGEFPSVNGAGQQGLVRFAKKPIAPGREGPRFVNGTLIPTLVPVSATALRVSWPAGFDRDDYTLTYRITRNGTTVKTTTANSNWWTLPAQGFIDTGVSPGQSYTYQVIVNDPDGNTVWGAPTSVTMPGSFPTATSYAALVRSLGARIYWPLNEKSGTVAIDRAAGPTSPDNTGVTDGRADTGVTWNQPGAIVGDSAASLGDNDFSRIYTGNCPSTASCSLSTTSAPDTFTAQVWVKTTTTRGGRILGFGDLQNGTSDHRDRQIYMDNQGHLIFGVRDESGVARTVASAATYRDNVWHLVTATMSPQGMVLYVDGASVAQRATTTRGERYLGYWRLGGDALGGWPSAPSTPNFIGSVDEVAVYPTALTLSNVQALYAARNGGGGGQNQPPAGGVHFEHDRSHGSVQRGILHRPGRFHRLLCVGLRRRRHGLGVDHDARLREPRNVLGDADGHRQRGSHRHRDPAGHSGRGIRHRRRCVQPHGEQRVGNSRHRRCVGAERLAGGLRRRGRGGNASDGSRIRTVGVARFGERDRLRDARELRLRQAGQRRRHLHLLRRPPRRDVRLPGQAAGHRDGNVAHARPDRERRRDHSRDTVDPRARVRARGCLERPIPRGGNGDHDPAGPRLGRRHDRAYDVDDGDGFHGGAAIGRCRRDLQLPVRVGEQCAHHAQCARPAGERALTRSGARRRSGGLRS
- a CDS encoding histidine phosphatase family protein; its protein translation is MNDPLPDRPAPDAPSGKLVLLRHGETEWSRQGRHTGLTDIPLTAHGEDLARGAGQLVAGYDFSLVLTSPLLRARRTAELAGLHADVDPLLVEWDYGGYEGRTTRDIRSELGYNWSAFTHGVVRGETPGETVEEVAARASRVLTRVLPAMAEGDVALVAHGHFLRILTAVYLRLAPRFGAQITLDAGSVSVLSFYREQPAILSWNYGLALPLVPSES
- a CDS encoding molybdopterin-dependent oxidoreductase, which codes for MGSQVTKFRGRWKFLAWSAIAGVISGAAFLAAAELTALIAAREASPVLAVGSFIIDIVPQPLKELAISTFGEYDKLALLAGLALAVVMASAIAGALQFLRPPLGVVALALAGALSIAATVTRAGATPLAFLPPVVGATVGSILLVVLCRRLRAWERSTGVRAHSDDAEASHGVDRRRFLLLAGLTAASAVVVGVTARAVSMATSSVEKIRDALRLPAPRSTVTVPEGAELDIPGITPLFTPNKDFYRVDTALTVPTIDPGTWRLVVDGMVDQRIELGFDELVAMGLDEYAITLTCVSNVVGGELVGNAKWLGVPVRDILRMAGPRSGADMVLSRSVDGFTASTPLSALTDDGLDAILAVAMNGEPLPLEHGFPVRMVVPGLYGYVSATKWLTELKVTTFAQDEAYWTPRGYSAQAPIKFSSRIDTPKIDKPVAAGRIPIAGVAWAQSVGIERVEVSIDDGEWQTATLSNPVNADTWVQWHLEWDAAPGTHYVTVRAVNKKGELQIQEAAPIAPNGSTGWERSLVSVT
- a CDS encoding putative immunity protein gives rise to the protein MPSPQTLSESDRRLVAEWAADCAERVLPLFEAEAPQDDRARDAIERAKAFARGELTAAGEIRRRFVAGRAAHAVTSAAAVAAARAAAQAAGVAHMGAHALGAAAYAAKAAAAAAATDASSAAADELAWQMQHMTDDVAEALRRLPLLGEDSAGPLGSGLLASGELGAHIRAIQAQLREAV
- a CDS encoding acetylxylan esterase is translated as MPRFDLPLDELRRYRPEVSEPADFDDFWERTLGEARAEQRATTVAPAEPLLTTVEVRDVRFPGYAGEPIAAWLVLPRESSSPRGAVVQYVGYGGGRGHAHEHLAWASAGYAHLVMDTRGQGSGWSIGQTADPAGSGPAAPGMMTRGIESPETYYYRRLITDAVRAVDALRGLDLVDPDRVAVTGGSQGGGLALAVAGILPDVWALAADVPFLCHFERAVGMTDAYPYREIGDYLRVHRGDVDRAFSTLAYFDGVNFARRAVAPALFSAALEDTICPPSTVFAAANHYSGPSEVDVYPFNAHEGGGPERWRRQAEWLSSISPRVED
- a CDS encoding BadF/BadG/BcrA/BcrD ATPase family protein, which gives rise to MSTDQGGRGIRVSIDAGQSSIRVRVDGVDRFELSFPGIRTDSSPIAQLARLLAAHDGWGATALAVGLTGYDGSADAASALRAAVPTACVALVAHDSVSGYLGANGRAEGVVAAVGTGVVVLGAGPRGIARVDGWGSLLGDAGSAYWIGRAGLEAVMRAFDGRGSATSLTTAVRATFGVPLDRLYLEIQADPDRVARIASFAPAVTARADDDPVSSAIVDRAAGELVESIAAAARNAGIDPARSRISGTGQVLAAPAVARRLADALAGGLPGATLADPLGRPIDGVELLHDLDAGHPLAGSVTSSAGQAD
- a CDS encoding N-acetylmannosamine-6-phosphate 2-epimerase, with product MSHISTLLESLRGRLVVSCQAQPGEPLHGPDHMTAMALSAVAGGAAGIRCESPTDIRAIRAATRLPLIGLWKQGREGVYITPTLEAALAVADAGADIVALDATGRARPDGRTIRDTIAELAARGIPVMADVATLGEGVLAAAAGASVVSTTLAGYTPETRHAASPDLELVAALSRELPIPVFAEGRISTPAQLSGAFAAGAWSVVVGGAITRPAVITASFVAALPPTAVAGFGDQLEAVAHG